One segment of Pyrococcus sp. ST04 DNA contains the following:
- a CDS encoding nickel-dependent hydrogenase large subunit, whose protein sequence is MTKKVEYWVKVPFGPIHPGLEEPEKFILTLDGERIVSVDVKLGYNLRGIQWIAMRRNYVQVMYLAERICGICSFSHNHTYVRAVEEMAGIEVPERAEYIRVIIGELERIHSHLLNLGVVGHDIGYDTVLHLTWLARERVMDVLEAITGNRVNYSMMTIGGVRRDIEERHKRLLLDMIKYYREVLPQIEDVFLHDSTIEARLRNSAIISKKVARDLGAVGPTARGSGVKDDARWSEQLGVYPELGIKPVMPEDVTGEKARGDVYDRMAVRIGELWQSLELIEHALDQMPEGKIKTFPKDNVLVAKLKILGDGEGVGRYEAPRGELVHYVKGKKGRDGPVRWKMREPTFPNLFAVAKGLEGNQLADVVVAIASIDPCLSCTDRVAVIKEGERIVLTEKDLLRLSIKKTREINPEVKGDPTPAGVGCSRGVLL, encoded by the coding sequence ATGACAAAAAAAGTGGAATATTGGGTTAAAGTTCCATTCGGTCCAATTCATCCAGGATTAGAGGAACCTGAGAAGTTCATTCTCACATTGGATGGAGAGAGAATAGTAAGCGTTGATGTCAAGCTTGGGTATAACTTGCGTGGAATTCAGTGGATAGCAATGAGAAGGAATTATGTTCAAGTAATGTACCTTGCAGAGAGAATATGTGGAATCTGCTCCTTCTCCCATAATCACACGTATGTTAGAGCTGTTGAGGAGATGGCAGGCATTGAGGTTCCAGAGAGAGCTGAATATATTAGGGTGATCATTGGGGAGCTAGAAAGAATTCATTCACACCTTCTGAACCTTGGTGTGGTTGGCCATGATATAGGTTATGATACGGTTTTGCATTTAACATGGCTGGCCAGGGAGAGAGTCATGGATGTCTTGGAGGCCATAACAGGAAATAGGGTTAATTACTCTATGATGACTATTGGTGGTGTAAGAAGGGATATAGAAGAGAGGCACAAGAGGCTTCTTTTAGACATGATAAAATACTACAGGGAAGTTCTGCCACAGATAGAGGATGTATTCTTACACGATTCAACAATAGAAGCTAGGCTTAGGAATTCAGCCATCATATCTAAGAAGGTTGCGAGGGATCTTGGAGCTGTCGGTCCAACGGCTAGGGGTTCAGGAGTTAAAGATGATGCTAGATGGAGTGAGCAGCTTGGAGTTTATCCAGAGCTAGGCATAAAGCCCGTGATGCCCGAGGATGTTACTGGAGAAAAGGCTAGAGGGGACGTGTACGATAGAATGGCCGTAAGAATTGGAGAGCTCTGGCAGAGCTTGGAGTTAATTGAACATGCCCTAGACCAAATGCCAGAAGGAAAAATAAAGACATTTCCGAAGGATAATGTTCTAGTTGCCAAACTCAAAATTCTTGGAGATGGAGAGGGAGTTGGAAGATATGAAGCCCCAAGAGGAGAACTGGTTCACTATGTGAAGGGCAAGAAAGGAAGGGATGGACCAGTTAGGTGGAAGATGAGAGAACCAACGTTTCCAAACCTCTTTGCAGTAGCAAAAGGCCTTGAGGGCAACCAACTGGCTGATGTTGTCGTTGCTATAGCCTCAATAGATCCCTGTTTAAGCTGTACGGATAGAGTTGCTGTGATAAAAGAGGGAGAGAGGATAGTTCTAACTGAGAAAGACCTTCTCAGGCTGTCAATAAAGAAGACCAGGGAAATTAACCCGGAGGTTAAAGGCGATCCAACGCCTGCTGGAGTTGGATGCTCAAGGGGGGTGTTACTATGA
- the coaBC gene encoding bifunctional phosphopantothenoylcysteine decarboxylase/phosphopantothenate--cysteine ligase CoaBC, translating to MLHHVKLIYATKSRKLVGKKIVLAIPGSIAAVECVKLARELIRHGAEVHAVMSESATKIIHPYAMEFATGNPVVTEITGFIEHVELAGEHENKADLILICPATANTISKIACGIDDTPVTTVVTTAFSHIPIMIAPAMHESMYRHPIVRENIEKLKRLGVEFIGPRIEEGKAKVATIDEIVYNVIRKLHPKSLKGKKVLVTAGATREYIDPIRFITNASSGKMGVALAEEADFRGAEVTLIKTKGSVKSFVENQIIVETVEEMLKVIERELSEKKYDVVIMAAAVSDFRPKIVSSEKIKSDRTVTLELVPNPKIIDRIKELQPDVLLVGFKAETSADRVVEEAKKQIERAGVDLVVGNTLEAFGSDENEVILVTRDGVKKLPRMKKSEVAEKIWDEIEKLLF from the coding sequence ATGCTTCATCATGTGAAGCTTATCTACGCAACGAAGAGTAGAAAGCTGGTTGGCAAAAAGATAGTACTTGCAATTCCGGGGAGTATAGCAGCTGTAGAGTGTGTTAAGCTTGCTAGGGAGTTAATTAGGCACGGTGCTGAGGTTCATGCGGTGATGAGCGAGAGCGCGACGAAAATAATTCACCCATACGCAATGGAATTCGCGACAGGAAATCCTGTAGTAACTGAAATCACGGGATTCATAGAGCATGTTGAGCTTGCCGGAGAGCATGAGAACAAGGCAGACTTAATACTTATATGTCCTGCTACTGCCAACACGATAAGTAAAATTGCATGTGGTATAGATGACACGCCAGTAACAACAGTGGTTACTACTGCCTTTTCTCATATTCCAATAATGATAGCCCCCGCCATGCATGAGAGCATGTATAGGCATCCGATAGTTAGAGAGAACATTGAGAAGCTAAAGAGGCTTGGTGTAGAATTTATAGGTCCGAGAATTGAAGAAGGAAAGGCAAAAGTTGCGACAATTGATGAGATTGTCTATAATGTCATTAGAAAGCTTCATCCAAAAAGTCTAAAAGGAAAAAAAGTCCTTGTAACCGCTGGAGCTACCAGGGAGTACATAGATCCTATTCGCTTTATAACTAATGCGAGTAGCGGCAAAATGGGGGTAGCTCTTGCGGAGGAGGCAGACTTCAGAGGGGCAGAGGTTACCTTAATAAAAACGAAAGGTAGCGTCAAGAGCTTTGTCGAGAACCAAATAATCGTGGAGACCGTTGAAGAGATGCTTAAGGTAATAGAAAGAGAGCTTAGTGAGAAGAAGTATGATGTCGTGATTATGGCAGCGGCTGTAAGTGACTTCAGGCCAAAGATAGTCTCTAGTGAAAAGATAAAGAGTGATAGAACAGTAACTCTTGAACTTGTCCCAAATCCAAAGATCATAGACAGGATAAAGGAATTGCAGCCAGATGTACTCCTTGTTGGATTTAAGGCAGAAACTTCTGCTGACAGAGTAGTTGAAGAGGCCAAAAAGCAAATTGAAAGGGCAGGTGTTGATTTGGTAGTGGGGAACACATTGGAAGCCTTTGGTAGTGATGAGAATGAAGTTATTCTTGTAACTAGAGATGGCGTGAAGAAATTACCAAGGATGAAAAAGAGCGAAGTGGCCGAAAAAATATGGGATGAGATAGAGAAGTTACTGTTTTGA
- a CDS encoding NADH-quinone oxidoreductase subunit B family protein has translation MTIKIPADQKEANERKKLEKRIAQLCRFIGRSPWVFHVNSGSCNGCDIEIIAALTPRYDAERFGVKLVGSPRHADILLVTGPVTNQSLERVKLVYEQTPDPKIVIAVGACPTGGSVFYESPFTNAPLDNVIPVDVFVPGCPPRPEAILYGVVLALEKLAKMIKGEIPPEEGEE, from the coding sequence ATGACGATTAAGATTCCTGCAGATCAAAAAGAAGCAAACGAGAGGAAAAAGCTTGAAAAGAGGATAGCTCAACTATGTCGCTTCATCGGAAGGTCACCATGGGTGTTCCATGTAAATAGCGGTAGCTGTAATGGATGTGACATAGAGATAATAGCTGCTCTAACCCCTAGGTACGATGCTGAAAGGTTTGGAGTAAAGCTTGTAGGAAGTCCAAGACATGCTGACATACTACTTGTAACAGGTCCTGTGACAAATCAGAGCCTTGAAAGGGTTAAACTTGTCTATGAACAAACGCCAGATCCAAAGATTGTGATTGCAGTAGGAGCATGTCCTACTGGAGGAAGCGTTTTCTATGAAAGTCCCTTCACCAACGCCCCGCTAGATAACGTTATTCCTGTCGATGTCTTTGTTCCAGGCTGTCCACCAAGGCCAGAGGCTATTCTCTATGGTGTTGTTTTGGCATTGGAGAAGCTCGCTAAGATGATAAAAGGTGAGATTCCACCTGAGGAGGGAGAAGAATGA
- a CDS encoding 4Fe-4S dicluster domain-containing protein has translation MIRLPLLSTVIKNMFKKPATNLFPKTEPVPVPEGFRGKIVYNVDKCVGCRMCVTVCPAGVFVYLPEIRKVALWTGRCVFCKQCVDVCPTGALQMSDEFLLASYDKYDDKFIYLTPEEAEEIKRKQEELKKAKAKKSQ, from the coding sequence ATGATTCGCCTTCCTCTCCTATCCACAGTGATTAAAAACATGTTCAAAAAGCCAGCAACAAATTTATTCCCAAAAACTGAACCAGTTCCTGTTCCAGAAGGCTTTAGAGGAAAAATAGTGTATAATGTCGATAAGTGCGTTGGGTGTAGGATGTGTGTTACGGTTTGTCCTGCTGGAGTCTTTGTTTATCTTCCAGAGATAAGGAAGGTGGCTCTCTGGACGGGAAGGTGCGTGTTCTGTAAGCAGTGTGTTGATGTATGCCCAACAGGCGCACTTCAAATGAGCGATGAATTTCTACTCGCAAGTTACGATAAATATGATGACAAGTTTATCTATCTAACCCCTGAGGAGGCTGAGGAGATAAAGAGAAAGCAGGAAGAGCTCAAAAAGGCAAAAGCAAAGAAGAGTCAGTGA
- a CDS encoding NADH-quinone oxidoreductase subunit C, which produces MSKEEYFVELVKKTFPNADVEIKENKWGRKRVWVKIPRESFRAFMKFLKEFDEDTHYSIAIEEDIGDSIDFTIHFLLKFEDAPGISLLVKTTVPKDDPVLPDISDIFPISLQFEREAMEMIGIDFENAPDKRRLFLPDDFPEGIYPLRLDEKGIPEEMVKNAGHPYLLRRGGK; this is translated from the coding sequence ATGAGCAAGGAAGAGTACTTTGTTGAACTTGTAAAAAAGACGTTTCCAAATGCTGATGTTGAAATAAAGGAGAATAAATGGGGAAGAAAGAGAGTCTGGGTTAAAATACCTAGAGAAAGCTTCAGAGCTTTCATGAAGTTCCTAAAAGAGTTTGATGAAGATACTCATTACTCCATAGCGATAGAAGAAGACATTGGAGATAGTATAGACTTCACAATTCACTTCCTCTTAAAATTTGAAGATGCTCCGGGGATTTCATTGCTAGTTAAGACGACAGTCCCAAAGGATGATCCAGTTCTTCCAGACATCAGCGACATCTTCCCAATTTCCCTTCAGTTTGAAAGGGAAGCAATGGAAATGATCGGCATAGATTTCGAAAATGCTCCAGATAAGAGAAGGTTGTTCCTTCCAGACGACTTTCCAGAAGGGATATATCCGCTCAGGCTTGACGAGAAAGGTATTCCAGAAGAGATGGTTAAGAATGCTGGCCATCCCTATCTCCTGAGGAGGGGAGGAAAATGA
- a CDS encoding NADH-quinone oxidoreductase subunit D produces MVTQEELIREARENGMELFPIDKDTYELFFGPQHMATENFSIILKMDGNRVVKAIANPGFLHRGFEKLAEFRPWYTNIALLLRICVPESDVPEAIYSMAVDEIIGWEVPERAQWIRTVVLEMARVSAYLFWIMGLSFKLGVYTAGQWAAAYRERFMRLFEELTGARVYHIYTIPGGVRRDIPGDKWLRQLRDTVEYVKSKLPDFDNLVFENYITYRRMEGIGVMDKKFALREGVTGPNLRATGVAYDVRKDDPYLLYSELDFEVPTMKEGDALARALVRRYEIEQDLYILEQLLEMGPPSGPYKVEDPRLKNLPRFKVPAGDAFAHVESTKGDFGAYVVSDGGNKPYRVHVRGPSIAHGIRVLEQLLVGARIADVPVILMSLDNCPPDIDR; encoded by the coding sequence GAGCTAATTAGAGAAGCGAGAGAGAATGGTATGGAATTGTTCCCCATAGATAAGGATACATACGAATTATTCTTTGGTCCACAACACATGGCAACTGAAAACTTCAGTATAATCCTAAAAATGGACGGAAACAGAGTTGTTAAGGCTATTGCAAATCCAGGTTTTCTCCACAGAGGGTTCGAGAAACTTGCAGAGTTTAGACCTTGGTACACAAATATAGCACTACTCCTAAGAATATGTGTTCCCGAATCTGACGTTCCTGAAGCAATTTATTCAATGGCAGTCGATGAAATCATAGGATGGGAAGTCCCAGAAAGAGCGCAATGGATAAGGACAGTAGTGCTTGAGATGGCTAGAGTCTCTGCATACCTCTTCTGGATTATGGGACTAAGCTTTAAGTTAGGTGTTTACACGGCAGGACAATGGGCAGCTGCCTATAGAGAGAGATTTATGAGGCTCTTTGAAGAGCTAACGGGAGCAAGAGTATACCACATCTACACAATCCCAGGTGGAGTAAGAAGAGATATCCCAGGTGACAAATGGCTCAGACAACTTAGAGATACCGTGGAGTACGTTAAATCAAAGCTACCCGACTTTGACAACCTAGTCTTCGAGAACTACATAACATATAGGAGAATGGAAGGAATTGGAGTCATGGACAAGAAATTCGCACTCAGGGAAGGTGTTACCGGGCCAAACCTCAGGGCAACTGGGGTCGCATATGATGTTAGGAAAGATGACCCCTATCTCCTTTATTCAGAGCTGGACTTTGAAGTTCCAACGATGAAAGAGGGAGATGCCCTAGCCAGAGCTCTTGTGAGGAGATATGAGATCGAACAAGACCTTTACATACTAGAACAACTCCTCGAAATGGGGCCACCAAGCGGACCATATAAGGTGGAAGACCCAAGACTCAAGAACTTACCCAGATTTAAAGTTCCTGCAGGAGATGCATTTGCTCATGTAGAATCAACGAAAGGAGACTTTGGTGCCTATGTTGTGAGTGACGGTGGAAATAAACCCTATAGGGTTCACGTGAGAGGGCCGAGCATAGCTCATGGTATTAGGGTTCTTGAGCAGTTGTTGGTTGGAGCTAGAATAGCCGATGTTCCCGTGATATTGATGAGTCTCGATAACTGCCCACCCGACATAGACAGGTGA
- a CDS encoding phosphoadenosine phosphosulfate reductase family protein, translating to MFNIIVRARKDAKAIQYINERNYGGYLKVSTLGGGRRLEEVRDSLEEALESSYIPILLFGEKEKELAKDIMAEIKEPFFIRILRTKKVRNMRVDELYSHIEEIKARFRLGVSWDNDHYILTPENQLGVEINPDYDIYLAFGEGFRRNMKALLDVDPGDVALVLRKTMNVEEYYSGPNKIAEIAKILGRPTDVRWKIPALENVSLKKTVKANEGYIKAFEKASIEFLEKFKDKNVVVPWSGGKDSTAALILASKVFDDVTAVYVKMEYEMPLTDEYVEKVAKKLRVNVVKVDVPMPIEKHGMPTHANRWCTRMKVEALYNAVKEIENPVLVVGDRDAESAKRRLKPPVIERHTPFGKLLEVMPIKFWSGAMVQLYILMNGLELHPLYYQGFYRLGCTVCPSLAQWEIDLLDRLGYLPEIMKNKRASDV from the coding sequence ATGTTCAACATAATAGTTAGAGCAAGAAAAGATGCAAAGGCTATCCAATACATAAATGAAAGGAACTATGGAGGTTACCTCAAGGTATCTACTCTGGGTGGGGGGAGGAGACTAGAGGAGGTAAGAGACAGCTTAGAGGAAGCGTTGGAGAGTTCTTACATTCCAATACTTCTCTTCGGGGAAAAAGAAAAGGAGCTTGCCAAGGACATAATGGCTGAAATTAAGGAACCATTCTTCATTAGGATACTTAGAACAAAGAAAGTGCGGAACATGAGAGTTGACGAGCTGTACTCTCACATAGAGGAGATAAAGGCAAGATTTAGGTTGGGAGTATCTTGGGATAATGATCATTATATTCTAACTCCTGAAAACCAATTGGGAGTTGAAATAAATCCTGACTATGACATATACCTGGCATTTGGAGAAGGGTTCAGACGCAACATGAAGGCATTACTGGATGTTGATCCGGGAGATGTTGCATTAGTTTTGAGGAAAACTATGAATGTTGAAGAGTATTATTCAGGACCCAATAAAATAGCAGAGATAGCGAAGATACTTGGTAGGCCGACAGATGTTAGATGGAAGATTCCTGCGCTTGAAAATGTATCTCTCAAAAAAACGGTAAAGGCAAATGAAGGATATATCAAAGCCTTTGAAAAGGCAAGCATTGAATTCTTAGAAAAGTTTAAGGACAAGAATGTTGTGGTTCCCTGGAGCGGGGGTAAAGACTCTACGGCCGCCTTGATACTTGCTAGTAAAGTCTTTGACGATGTCACTGCTGTTTATGTAAAAATGGAGTATGAGATGCCCCTTACTGATGAGTACGTGGAAAAGGTAGCTAAGAAGCTTAGGGTCAATGTAGTTAAAGTAGATGTTCCGATGCCCATAGAAAAGCATGGAATGCCCACCCATGCTAATAGATGGTGTACAAGAATGAAAGTTGAGGCTCTTTATAATGCCGTTAAGGAAATTGAAAATCCAGTTCTCGTAGTTGGGGATAGAGATGCTGAAAGTGCTAAGAGAAGGTTAAAGCCTCCTGTAATTGAAAGACACACTCCATTTGGAAAATTGCTCGAGGTTATGCCAATAAAGTTCTGGAGTGGTGCAATGGTTCAGCTCTATATACTTATGAATGGCCTGGAGTTACATCCTCTCTACTATCAAGGCTTCTACAGGTTAGGCTGTACAGTGTGTCCCAGCTTGGCCCAATGGGAAATAGACCTTCTTGATAGACTTGGCTACCTTCCAGAAATAATGAAAAATAAGAGGGCTAGCGACGTCTAA
- a CDS encoding respiratory chain complex I subunit 1 family protein, whose protein sequence is MNTVYALLGVIGLYVYVSIISLLFSGIDRKLVARMQRRVGPPILQPFYDFLKLISKETIIPNTANFMFKAAPVLMLATTIALLAYTPMGFAPLFATKGDIIVFIYLLTLADFFLVIGVMSSGSPYGRIGASREVAMLVSREPAMMLGVFAIMWGISKLGVQKPFSLSSLYEHNIWELGPMAWVAGAILVYVFMAWLASEIETGFFNIPEAEEEIAEGTLVEYSGRYLAIIKLAESIKEFIAASLVVAVLFPWQVPIPGVVGYIVNLLLHTAKVFIVLLIAKTVFRAVTGRLKISQAINILWTRVFAASVIGSLILAMGVII, encoded by the coding sequence ATGAACACTGTTTATGCGTTACTGGGAGTGATAGGACTTTATGTTTATGTCTCTATAATCTCCTTACTCTTCAGCGGTATAGATAGAAAACTAGTTGCCAGGATGCAGAGAAGGGTAGGGCCTCCAATACTTCAGCCCTTCTATGACTTCTTAAAGCTCATTAGTAAGGAAACTATAATTCCCAATACAGCAAACTTCATGTTCAAAGCGGCACCAGTTTTGATGCTGGCAACCACAATAGCCCTTTTAGCTTACACACCTATGGGATTTGCTCCATTGTTTGCAACAAAGGGCGACATTATAGTATTTATATACCTCCTAACATTGGCGGACTTCTTCTTGGTTATCGGTGTTATGAGCTCTGGAAGTCCTTATGGGAGAATAGGAGCATCAAGAGAAGTTGCAATGCTTGTATCTAGAGAACCGGCCATGATGCTTGGGGTATTTGCAATCATGTGGGGTATCTCAAAGCTTGGTGTCCAGAAGCCTTTCAGCTTGTCGAGTCTCTACGAGCATAATATCTGGGAGCTGGGACCAATGGCATGGGTAGCAGGGGCAATACTTGTGTACGTGTTCATGGCTTGGTTGGCCAGTGAGATAGAGACAGGATTCTTCAACATACCAGAGGCTGAGGAGGAAATAGCTGAAGGAACACTCGTAGAGTATAGTGGGAGATATTTGGCAATAATAAAGCTTGCAGAATCAATAAAGGAATTCATAGCTGCTTCATTAGTTGTCGCTGTATTATTCCCGTGGCAAGTCCCAATTCCAGGTGTTGTAGGGTATATCGTTAATCTACTCCTCCATACTGCCAAGGTGTTCATAGTATTGCTCATTGCTAAGACTGTTTTTAGGGCAGTAACTGGAAGGCTAAAGATTAGCCAAGCAATAAACATTCTCTGGACGAGAGTTTTTGCTGCTAGTGTTATTGGATCTCTGATCTTGGCGATGGGGGTGATAATATGA
- a CDS encoding DUF4870 domain-containing protein, which produces MEKKRTSLGLEENVEAALSYIAGFISGVILLALEKDSEFVRFHAMQSTVTFLGLFILWALFSWIPFFGWFFVVIIKITALIAWIIGIIKAYQGEMFKFPIAGELAENLLPKVKL; this is translated from the coding sequence ATGGAAAAGAAGAGAACATCTTTGGGATTGGAAGAAAATGTTGAAGCTGCTTTGTCTTATATAGCAGGATTTATAAGTGGAGTAATTCTACTCGCTCTCGAAAAGGACAGTGAGTTTGTTAGATTTCACGCAATGCAGTCTACTGTGACATTTCTTGGATTATTTATACTTTGGGCATTATTTTCTTGGATACCCTTCTTTGGATGGTTTTTCGTCGTGATAATAAAGATAACTGCTCTAATAGCTTGGATCATTGGGATAATAAAGGCATACCAGGGAGAGATGTTTAAATTCCCAATAGCAGGGGAGTTAGCAGAAAACCTGCTCCCAAAGGTAAAGTTATAA
- the nuoI gene encoding NADH-quinone oxidoreductase subunit NuoI, with protein sequence MPAKVVGEEKVKKSPSFVKPWLGLKYLFKKPVTIKIPEEKIEPAPKYRGFHTLDWKKCVGCNFCGQICPARAIEMTWIEVDGKMEKRPHPKIDYGRCTFCQFCVDVCPTGALGFIESYILTTTGDEEELQLYDWVPIHPDKFKEIQDQYRDWRFPVEKIEVNEETREVTYYLRNGETFKFKIVGYGIRPPKPPTKPAPKKEEKKDSKQ encoded by the coding sequence ATGCCGGCTAAGGTTGTGGGGGAAGAGAAGGTTAAAAAGAGTCCATCCTTTGTAAAACCCTGGCTTGGCCTTAAATATCTCTTCAAAAAGCCCGTAACGATAAAAATACCCGAGGAGAAGATAGAACCAGCACCCAAGTACAGAGGATTTCACACACTCGACTGGAAAAAATGTGTAGGCTGCAACTTCTGTGGCCAAATATGTCCAGCGAGAGCTATTGAAATGACGTGGATAGAAGTTGATGGAAAGATGGAAAAGAGACCTCATCCAAAGATAGATTATGGTAGATGTACATTCTGCCAGTTCTGTGTCGATGTATGTCCGACTGGAGCACTCGGGTTTATTGAAAGTTACATACTCACAACAACAGGAGACGAGGAAGAGCTACAACTCTATGACTGGGTACCAATACACCCAGACAAGTTTAAAGAGATTCAAGATCAGTACAGGGACTGGAGATTCCCCGTAGAGAAGATTGAGGTTAATGAAGAAACTAGAGAGGTAACTTATTATCTGAGAAACGGAGAGACATTCAAGTTTAAGATAGTAGGGTATGGCATAAGACCTCCAAAGCCTCCAACAAAGCCCGCTCCAAAGAAGGAAGAGAAAAAAGATTCAAAACAGTAA
- a CDS encoding S16 family serine protease: MRKTAIILIFAILGLMLQPILAQCPCEGRTVILKAPAVSMTSTGEMVGVPTEFVITVAPGSGHVYVETWPLTEVDMQASARLAAEVAGRVLGINMDKYDVFIQVRADSPIIGGPSAGGTMTVGIIAALMGWKVRSDVMMTGMINPDGSIGPVGGILEKASAAHQAGAKIFLIPEGQRIQIVTETQKRQIGPITQITTTERKVDVAKYAEERWGLKVIEVKDIYDAVYYFTGHRIERPKPKGHVIITTTFLEKDAKDDYDSTMSYYEKIENKLKNSDVSYSTYSYLKSALDDAYKTLQNAKSALDSGKYYTAMSLDFQARIIIRHVDWYIDVYEGKDIEEIFLEVKREINNVESYVSNLTIKGVTMLQAVAASETRIEDAKEYLKKAQAAYYKQDYWDAVSNAAYAYERAKTAELWAKLGERYARGQVISREAIKKAARNQLDNARLIVTYITSMFGQQNLQDLVDTLNKGEQYYEDGKYSAALFSAMEARIRGEVILDTIGIDNVTVLEDKLKMMKEEAKTAIGLAQEGGTVPLLSMAYYEFAESYEAKGDVQDIITAMVFYQYAKETALVFLGWKSYNTTTTTTISSPIKTTTSTPTQQPSTTTTTSAEKGEKTQSVCGPVALLLLAIIPLAFRRR; this comes from the coding sequence ATGAGAAAAACTGCTATAATTCTTATTTTTGCGATTCTTGGTCTCATGCTACAACCAATTCTCGCACAGTGTCCATGTGAAGGCAGAACAGTAATATTAAAAGCCCCTGCAGTTTCAATGACATCAACTGGAGAAATGGTTGGAGTTCCCACTGAATTCGTAATTACTGTGGCTCCAGGAAGTGGGCACGTATATGTCGAAACATGGCCATTAACAGAGGTTGACATGCAGGCATCAGCGAGACTAGCAGCAGAGGTCGCTGGTAGGGTTTTAGGAATTAACATGGATAAATATGATGTGTTCATTCAAGTAAGAGCAGACTCTCCAATTATTGGCGGACCTTCAGCAGGAGGAACAATGACTGTCGGAATAATAGCAGCACTAATGGGGTGGAAGGTAAGGAGCGATGTCATGATGACTGGAATGATAAATCCGGACGGAAGCATAGGACCAGTAGGGGGTATTCTTGAGAAGGCTTCAGCAGCTCACCAAGCAGGAGCAAAGATATTCCTGATTCCAGAGGGTCAAAGAATTCAAATTGTTACGGAAACCCAAAAGAGACAGATAGGTCCAATAACCCAGATAACAACCACCGAAAGAAAAGTTGATGTGGCAAAGTACGCTGAGGAAAGGTGGGGGCTAAAAGTCATAGAAGTTAAGGACATATACGACGCGGTTTACTATTTTACGGGACATAGAATAGAAAGGCCTAAACCTAAAGGTCACGTCATAATAACGACAACATTTCTTGAGAAGGATGCAAAAGATGACTACGACTCAACAATGTCGTACTATGAGAAGATCGAGAACAAGCTCAAGAACAGCGATGTTAGTTATTCCACATACAGCTACCTAAAATCGGCCCTTGATGATGCATATAAGACACTCCAAAATGCGAAATCTGCTTTGGATAGTGGTAAATATTATACCGCAATGAGCCTCGACTTTCAAGCCAGGATAATAATAAGGCACGTAGACTGGTACATCGACGTGTATGAGGGAAAAGACATAGAGGAGATATTTCTAGAAGTTAAGAGGGAAATAAACAACGTCGAGTCCTATGTCTCAAATCTTACAATAAAAGGAGTTACAATGCTTCAAGCAGTTGCGGCTAGTGAAACTAGGATAGAAGACGCAAAGGAATATCTCAAGAAAGCACAGGCAGCTTACTACAAGCAAGACTACTGGGATGCAGTAAGCAATGCAGCATACGCCTATGAGAGGGCCAAAACAGCCGAACTCTGGGCAAAGCTAGGTGAAAGATATGCAAGAGGCCAAGTAATCTCTCGAGAAGCAATTAAAAAGGCTGCAAGGAACCAGCTTGACAATGCTAGGCTTATCGTGACATACATAACTTCAATGTTTGGCCAACAGAACCTGCAGGATCTTGTTGATACCCTTAATAAGGGAGAGCAGTATTACGAAGATGGCAAATACTCTGCCGCCTTGTTCTCAGCGATGGAAGCTAGAATAAGAGGAGAAGTTATTCTGGACACAATAGGCATTGACAATGTTACTGTCCTTGAGGACAAGCTCAAGATGATGAAAGAAGAGGCTAAGACTGCAATAGGGCTAGCCCAGGAGGGAGGAACAGTTCCACTACTATCAATGGCATACTATGAGTTCGCAGAGAGTTACGAAGCCAAGGGAGACGTCCAGGATATAATAACTGCGATGGTCTTCTATCAATATGCAAAGGAGACAGCCCTTGTATTCCTTGGATGGAAGTCCTACAATACTACAACGACAACCACAATATCATCTCCAATTAAGACAACAACCTCGACTCCTACTCAACAACCCTCAACAACAACCACAACTTCAGCAGAGAAGGGGGAGAAAACCCAAAGCGTGTGTGGACCAGTAGCTTTGCTTCTCTTAGCCATAATACCCCTTGCCTTTAGACGTCGCTAG